CCGCGCATCCGCAGGCAGTCGATGGCGATCATCGTCGGCTCGTCACCGGCGCGCGCCGTGGTGTCGACGGCGACGTCGACGCCCTTGCCCTTGGTGATCTCGGCGACGCGCTCGCGCACGTCCTCCTTTTGCACGTCGATCACGTAGTCGGCGCCGAGGCGCTGCGCGACCTCGAGGCGGTCGGCGTCGGAGGTGAGGCCGGTGACGATGACGGTGTCAGCGCCGGCCGCCTTGGAGGCGACGGTGCAGGCGGTGCCCATCTGGCCGGGGCCCTGGATGAGGACGGACTTCCCGGGCCCGGCGCCGCCCTCGACGACCGCCCACTGGACGCCGTTGCCGAGGGCGATGTGCAGGCAGGCCTCCGAGGCCGTGATCCCGTCGGGGACCTTGTGCCAGACCGCCTCGTAGGGCATGTACATGTACTGGCTGTAGCCGCCCCACAGCGCCGGCGCGACGTCGACGCCGGTCGAGCCGTAGCGGAGGTAGTTCGGGTTGTTGTGGCCGTCGGTCTTCCAGCAGTGGCGGTACTCGCCCTTGTGGCACCACTCGCACTGGTGGCAGACCACGTACTCCTCGAGGGCGACGAGGTCGCCCTCCTCGAGGCCCCACTGCTCGTGGGCGACCTTGCCGAGCTCGTGGATACGGCCGACG
The DNA window shown above is from Acidimicrobiales bacterium and carries:
- a CDS encoding zinc-binding dehydrogenase produces the protein MAKSLAMTRIGKEQLELREYEVPPVPENGAILKVEAVGICGGDVGSFRSAPKSPNILGHENVGRIHELGKVAHEQWGLEEGDLVALEEYVVCHQCEWCHKGEYRHCWKTDGHNNPNYLRYGSTGVDVAPALWGGYSQYMYMPYEAVWHKVPDGITASEACLHIALGNGVQWAVVEGGAGPGKSVLIQGPGQMGTACTVASKAAGADTVIVTGLTSDADRLEVAQRLGADYVIDVQKEDVRERVAEITKGKGVDVAVDTTARAGDEPTMIAIDCLRMRG